The proteins below are encoded in one region of Streptomyces sp. NBC_00490:
- a CDS encoding TIGR03089 family protein produces MTTTDRTPADLLRSALAADAGRPLVTFYDDATGERVELSVATFANWVAKTANLLQGELSAEPGDRVALLLPAHWQTAVWLLACSSVGVVADVGGDPKAADIVVSGPDTLDAARACSGSRIALALRPLGGRFPQTPDGFADYAVEVPGQGDRFAPFTPVDPEEPALVVAGREFSGAEVVERAAAEAPGLGLTGPRARLLSGRPYDTWEGLSAGLYSPLATGGSVVLCRHLERLGEESLAQRIESERVTATAR; encoded by the coding sequence GTGACCACCACCGACCGCACCCCTGCCGACCTGCTGCGTTCCGCGCTCGCCGCGGACGCCGGACGCCCCCTGGTGACCTTCTACGACGACGCCACCGGCGAGCGCGTCGAACTGTCCGTGGCCACCTTCGCCAATTGGGTGGCCAAGACCGCCAATCTGCTCCAGGGCGAGCTGTCCGCTGAACCCGGCGACCGGGTCGCGCTGCTGCTGCCCGCGCACTGGCAGACGGCGGTGTGGCTGCTGGCCTGCTCGTCGGTGGGCGTGGTCGCGGACGTGGGCGGCGACCCCAAGGCCGCCGACATCGTGGTGAGCGGCCCGGACACGCTGGACGCCGCCCGGGCCTGCTCCGGCTCGCGCATCGCGCTCGCGCTGCGCCCGCTGGGCGGCCGGTTCCCCCAGACGCCGGACGGCTTCGCCGACTACGCCGTCGAGGTGCCGGGACAGGGCGACCGCTTCGCGCCGTTCACGCCGGTCGACCCCGAGGAGCCGGCGCTCGTCGTGGCCGGACGGGAGTTCAGCGGCGCCGAGGTCGTCGAGCGGGCGGCCGCGGAAGCCCCCGGCCTGGGGCTGACGGGACCGAGGGCGCGGCTGCTCTCGGGGAGGCCGTACGACACCTGGGAGGGGCTCAGCGCCGGGCTCTACTCCCCGCTGGCCACCGGCGGGTCGGTGGTGCTGTGCCGGCATCTGGAGCGGCTGGGTGAGGAGTCGCTGGCCCAGCGGATCGAGAGCGAGCGGGTGACGGCGACCGCGCGCTGA
- a CDS encoding peptidoglycan recognition protein family protein — protein MRGFLASSIGVTCAAALALPPGPPAAATVARPAPNAEVFVPGSTQSLPLAPLGRDRALGPAAEQGLPARDVRRFSMVGVVWDDPDTALDGSVQVRTRAVTSGTWSDWQDVETHYADDGADPGTAERTSGRVRGGTAPLWVGDSDGVEVRVRAGGDERAASPGVLPPGLRLELVDPGEASAPEGPPVSGARAGSLGTGPVTASAANADLAPLGALEIPALDRARTERELLTLRAGELTEQQRVKPYIGPRPRIVTRRGWGANEGLREKTFVYTKKVKAAFVHHTATGNTYKCSQAPSVIRGIYRYHVQSMGWRDIGYNFLVDKCGKIYEGRAGGVAKPVLGAHTLGFNTNSMGIAVLGSFGSSRPKAAAVRGIARLTAWKLGLYGANPSGKTYLKSGGGNLYRKGKKVRLNVISGHRDGFSTACPGKELYRKLGSARSSAADYQGR, from the coding sequence ATGCGTGGATTCCTTGCTTCCTCGATCGGTGTCACCTGCGCGGCCGCTCTGGCTCTTCCGCCGGGCCCACCCGCCGCCGCGACCGTCGCGCGCCCGGCGCCGAACGCGGAAGTGTTCGTCCCCGGCAGCACCCAGTCCCTGCCCCTCGCCCCCCTGGGCCGCGACCGAGCCCTCGGCCCCGCCGCCGAACAGGGCCTGCCGGCCCGCGATGTGCGCCGCTTCTCGATGGTCGGCGTCGTCTGGGACGACCCGGACACCGCCCTGGACGGCAGCGTCCAGGTACGCACGCGTGCCGTCACGTCCGGCACCTGGTCCGACTGGCAGGACGTGGAGACGCACTACGCCGACGACGGCGCCGACCCCGGCACGGCCGAGCGCACCTCGGGCCGGGTGCGCGGGGGGACGGCACCGCTGTGGGTGGGGGACTCGGACGGCGTCGAGGTACGCGTGCGTGCGGGCGGCGACGAGCGTGCCGCCTCGCCGGGCGTCCTGCCGCCGGGTCTGCGTCTGGAACTCGTGGACCCCGGGGAGGCCTCGGCTCCCGAGGGCCCGCCGGTGAGCGGAGCGCGCGCCGGCTCGCTCGGCACCGGGCCCGTCACCGCCTCAGCCGCCAACGCCGACCTCGCCCCCCTCGGCGCCCTGGAGATCCCCGCCCTCGACCGTGCGCGGACCGAACGGGAACTGCTCACCCTGCGGGCCGGCGAACTGACGGAGCAGCAGCGGGTCAAGCCGTACATCGGCCCGCGCCCGCGTATCGTCACCCGGCGCGGCTGGGGCGCGAACGAGGGCCTGCGCGAGAAGACCTTCGTCTACACGAAGAAGGTCAAGGCGGCCTTCGTCCACCACACCGCCACCGGCAACACCTACAAGTGTTCGCAGGCGCCCTCCGTCATTCGCGGTATCTACCGCTACCACGTCCAGAGCATGGGATGGCGTGACATCGGCTACAACTTCCTCGTCGACAAGTGCGGAAAGATCTACGAGGGTCGTGCCGGCGGCGTGGCGAAGCCGGTCCTGGGCGCCCACACGCTCGGTTTCAACACCAACAGCATGGGGATCGCCGTTCTCGGCAGCTTCGGCTCCTCCCGTCCCAAAGCCGCCGCCGTGCGGGGGATCGCCCGGCTGACGGCGTGGAAGCTCGGTCTCTACGGCGCCAATCCGAGCGGCAAGACATACCTGAAGTCCGGTGGTGGCAATCTCTACCGAAAAGGCAAGAAGGTACGCCTGAACGTGATCTCCGGTCACCGGGACGGCTTCTCCACCGCCTGCCCCGGCAAGGAGCTCTACCGCAAGCTCGGCTCGGCCCGTTCGAGCGCGGCCGACTACCAGGGGCGTTAG
- a CDS encoding coenzyme F420-0:L-glutamate ligase, whose amino-acid sequence MTTDGFRAWAVPGLPEIAPGDDLAKLIAAAEPGLADGDVLLVTSKIVSKAEGRVVEAADREAAIDAETVRVVARRGALRIVENRQGLIMAAAGVDASNTPAGTVLLLPEDPDASARAIREGLRDLLGVDVGVLVTDTFGRPWRAGLTDVAIGAAGVRVLDDLRGGTDAHGNPLSATVVATADELAAAGDLVKGKAAGLPVAVVRGLAHVVAEEHGEGAGAMVRDARDDMFRLGTSEAIRQAVTQRRTVRAFTDEPVDPGAVRRAVAAAVTAPAPHHTTPWRFVLLESAESRTRLLDAMRDAWIGDLRRDGKSEESIAKRVKRGDVLRNAPYLVVPCLVMDGSHDYGDPRRDGAEREMFVVATGAGVQNFLVALAGERLGSAWVSSTMFCRDVVREVLGLPGDWDPMGAVAVGHPAREPGPRPDRDAGMFIEVR is encoded by the coding sequence ATGACCACGGACGGTTTCCGCGCCTGGGCCGTGCCCGGCCTTCCCGAGATAGCGCCCGGCGACGACCTCGCCAAGCTCATCGCCGCCGCCGAGCCCGGGCTCGCCGACGGTGACGTCCTCCTCGTCACCTCCAAGATCGTCTCCAAGGCGGAGGGCCGGGTCGTCGAGGCGGCCGACCGGGAGGCGGCGATCGACGCCGAGACGGTCCGCGTGGTGGCCAGACGCGGCGCCCTGAGGATCGTCGAGAACCGGCAGGGCCTGATCATGGCGGCGGCCGGGGTCGACGCCTCCAACACCCCCGCCGGCACGGTCCTCCTGCTGCCCGAGGACCCGGACGCTTCCGCCCGCGCGATCCGCGAAGGACTGCGCGACCTGCTCGGCGTCGACGTCGGGGTCCTCGTCACCGACACCTTCGGGCGGCCGTGGCGCGCCGGGCTCACGGATGTGGCGATCGGCGCGGCGGGTGTGCGGGTGCTCGACGACCTGCGGGGCGGCACGGACGCGCACGGCAATCCGCTCAGCGCGACCGTCGTCGCCACGGCCGACGAACTCGCCGCCGCCGGCGACCTGGTGAAGGGCAAGGCCGCCGGGCTGCCCGTCGCGGTCGTGCGGGGGCTCGCGCATGTGGTGGCCGAGGAGCACGGGGAGGGGGCGGGTGCCATGGTGCGCGACGCGCGCGACGACATGTTCCGGCTGGGCACCTCCGAGGCGATCCGGCAGGCGGTGACCCAGCGCCGTACGGTGCGGGCCTTCACCGACGAGCCGGTCGACCCCGGCGCGGTGCGCCGCGCGGTCGCCGCGGCCGTGACGGCTCCGGCGCCGCACCACACGACGCCGTGGCGTTTCGTGCTGCTGGAGTCCGCGGAGTCACGGACCCGGCTGCTGGACGCGATGCGGGACGCCTGGATCGGTGACCTGCGGCGGGACGGCAAGAGCGAGGAGTCGATCGCCAAGCGGGTGAAGCGCGGGGATGTGCTGCGCAACGCGCCGTACCTGGTGGTGCCGTGTCTCGTGATGGACGGCTCGCACGACTACGGCGATCCGCGGCGGGACGGCGCCGAGCGGGAGATGTTCGTCGTCGCGACCGGGGCCGGGGTGCAGAACTTCCTCGTCGCACTGGCCGGCGAGCGGCTGGGGTCGGCGTGGGTGTCCTCGACGATGTTCTGCCGGGACGTGGTGCGCGAGGTGCTCGGGCTGCCCGGCGACTGGGATCCGATGGGGGCGGTCGCGGTCGGGCATCCGGCGCGGGAGCCGGGGCCGCGTCCGGACCGGGACGCGGGGATGTTCATCGAGGTGCGGTGA
- a CDS encoding LCP family protein: MDAQGRGRADDIDPADQWVLNPTTGEYELRLTPSAPQSPVPGPRRSAPRSGGGGGSAGGATRSRSAAPGRTAPAEAPGRDVPPPRRRRGAPEEPLPGRRNRRPVKKKSKAKKAVVWTGGVMAFVLIGTAGAAYLYLKHLEGNVTTEDVGNVADDGFSKDEAFNILIIGTDRRTGAGNEGYGDKGSVGHADTNILLHVSKDRTNATAMSIPRDLIVDVPDCDGKDGAVIPGTQDKRFNTSLGQDGRNPGCTMKTVEELTGIDVNHFAMADFNAVKTLTSAVGGVEVCLAKDVNDPDSHLNLSAGKHTIEGEQALAFVRTRHSFGNQGDLDRIKVQQQFMSSLMRKMTSGDTLTSPTKLIKLANAATKALTVDKGIGKASTLKDVALELKKVPMKNITFTTVPVKDNPAEVVKATVVPLEPNASQVFNMIKSDTSFTAVKAKEKKEKAAVAARLKGTKSDASEVRVRILNGGAPGGSAQEELTYLQTEAGVSKSENAGNAEKALKKTTLEYAPDQADQARRLAAIMGLSGSAMKPGESVTNSQGLPTMTLTLGEDFKGAGVKLNSSSAAVPNVDKTTANEVKCAS; this comes from the coding sequence GTGGACGCGCAAGGCCGTGGGCGGGCGGACGACATCGACCCCGCAGACCAGTGGGTGCTCAATCCGACCACTGGCGAATACGAACTGCGACTGACTCCTTCCGCACCGCAATCACCGGTGCCAGGACCTCGTAGATCCGCTCCCCGCTCCGGCGGCGGAGGAGGCTCCGCGGGCGGAGCGACGCGCAGCAGGTCGGCGGCCCCGGGCCGTACGGCACCCGCCGAGGCGCCCGGCCGTGACGTGCCGCCGCCCCGCAGACGCCGTGGCGCGCCCGAGGAACCGCTGCCGGGCCGGCGCAACCGGCGGCCGGTCAAGAAGAAGTCGAAGGCCAAGAAGGCCGTCGTGTGGACCGGCGGCGTCATGGCGTTCGTCCTGATCGGCACGGCCGGTGCGGCCTATCTGTACCTCAAGCACCTCGAGGGCAACGTCACCACCGAGGACGTCGGCAACGTGGCGGATGACGGCTTCAGCAAGGACGAGGCCTTCAACATCCTGATCATCGGCACCGACAGGCGGACCGGCGCGGGCAACGAGGGCTACGGCGACAAGGGGAGCGTCGGGCACGCCGACACCAACATCCTGCTGCACGTCTCCAAGGACCGTACGAACGCGACCGCGATGAGCATCCCGCGGGACCTGATCGTCGACGTGCCCGACTGTGACGGCAAGGACGGCGCGGTCATCCCGGGCACCCAGGACAAGCGCTTCAACACCAGCCTCGGCCAGGACGGCCGCAACCCCGGCTGCACCATGAAGACGGTCGAGGAGCTCACCGGCATCGACGTGAACCACTTCGCGATGGCCGACTTCAACGCGGTGAAGACGCTGACGAGCGCGGTGGGCGGGGTGGAGGTCTGTCTCGCCAAGGACGTCAACGACCCCGACTCGCATCTGAACCTGTCGGCCGGCAAGCACACCATCGAGGGCGAGCAAGCACTCGCCTTCGTCCGCACCCGGCACAGCTTCGGCAACCAGGGCGACCTGGACCGCATCAAGGTCCAGCAGCAGTTCATGAGTTCGCTGATGCGCAAGATGACCTCGGGCGACACCCTCACCAGCCCCACGAAGCTGATAAAGCTGGCCAACGCCGCCACCAAGGCGCTCACCGTCGACAAGGGCATCGGCAAGGCCAGCACGCTCAAGGACGTGGCGCTGGAGCTGAAGAAGGTGCCGATGAAGAACATCACCTTCACCACGGTCCCGGTCAAGGACAACCCGGCCGAGGTGGTCAAGGCGACCGTCGTGCCCCTTGAGCCGAACGCCTCGCAGGTCTTCAACATGATCAAGAGTGACACCTCCTTCACCGCGGTCAAGGCCAAGGAGAAAAAGGAGAAGGCCGCCGTCGCCGCCCGGCTGAAGGGCACCAAGTCGGACGCCTCCGAGGTGCGGGTGCGGATCCTCAACGGCGGGGCTCCGGGCGGCAGCGCCCAGGAGGAGCTCACCTACCTCCAGACCGAGGCGGGTGTGTCCAAGTCGGAGAACGCGGGCAACGCGGAGAAGGCGCTGAAGAAGACGACCCTCGAGTACGCCCCGGACCAGGCGGACCAGGCCCGCAGGCTGGCCGCGATCATGGGGCTCTCCGGATCGGCGATGAAGCCGGGCGAGAGCGTCACCAACTCCCAGGGCCTGCCGACCATGACGCTGACGCTGGGCGAGGACTTCAAGGGGGCCGGGGTGAAGTTGAACTCCTCCTCGGCGGCGGTTCCGAACGTGGACAAGACCACGGCCAACGAGGTCAAGTGCGCGAGTTGA
- the cofD gene encoding 2-phospho-L-lactate transferase, whose translation MRIVVLAGGIGGARFLRGLKQAAPDADITVIGNTGDDIHLFGLKVCPDLDTVMYTLGGGINEEQGWGRADETFHLKEELAAYGVGPEWFGLGDRDFATHIVRTQMIGAGFPLSAVTEALCDRWQPGVRLIPMSDDRVETHVAVEVDGERKAIHFQEYWVRLRASVPAEAIVPVGAEQAKPAPGVLESIAEADVILFPPSNPVVSVGTILAVPGIREAIAEAGVPVVGLSPIVGDAPVRGMADKVLAAVGVESTAAAVAEHYGSGLLDGWLVDTVDAGSVDRIETAGIRCRAVPLMMTDLDATAEMAREALALAEEVRAS comes from the coding sequence ATGCGCATTGTGGTTCTGGCAGGCGGCATCGGTGGTGCCCGGTTCCTGCGCGGTCTGAAGCAGGCCGCGCCGGACGCGGACATCACGGTCATCGGCAACACCGGGGACGACATCCACCTCTTCGGGCTGAAGGTCTGCCCGGACCTCGACACGGTGATGTACACGCTCGGCGGCGGCATCAACGAGGAGCAGGGCTGGGGCCGGGCCGACGAGACCTTCCATCTCAAGGAGGAGCTCGCGGCGTACGGCGTGGGGCCGGAGTGGTTCGGACTGGGCGACCGGGACTTCGCCACGCACATCGTGCGGACGCAGATGATCGGCGCCGGGTTTCCGCTCAGCGCGGTCACCGAGGCGCTCTGCGACCGCTGGCAGCCGGGCGTGCGGCTGATCCCGATGTCCGACGACCGGGTGGAGACGCACGTGGCCGTCGAGGTGGACGGCGAGCGCAAGGCGATCCACTTCCAGGAGTACTGGGTGCGGCTGCGGGCCTCGGTCCCGGCGGAGGCGATCGTGCCGGTGGGCGCGGAGCAGGCCAAGCCCGCGCCGGGCGTCCTGGAGTCCATCGCCGAGGCGGACGTCATCCTCTTCCCGCCGTCCAACCCCGTCGTCTCGGTCGGCACGATCCTCGCGGTGCCCGGCATCCGCGAGGCGATCGCCGAGGCCGGGGTGCCGGTGGTCGGTCTCTCCCCCATCGTCGGGGACGCGCCCGTGCGCGGGATGGCCGACAAGGTGCTCGCCGCGGTGGGCGTGGAGTCGACGGCCGCGGCGGTGGCCGAGCACTACGGCTCGGGGCTGCTGGACGGCTGGCTCGTCGACACCGTGGACGCGGGCTCGGTGGACCGGATCGAGACGGCGGGCATCCGCTGCCGGGCCGTACCGCTGATGATGACGGACCTCGACGCGACCGCCGAGATGGCCCGCGAGGCACTCGCGCTGGCAGAGGAAGTACGCGCGTCATGA
- a CDS encoding LCP family protein, with translation MTDTAGTPSAGSLGPGAGASATGNGLIRRRRRRWLRYGAVAVAVTVVAGVGAGWAVYAKLDGNITPDNAAAAELARYEKERPTALVKDALNILLIGSDSRSGDGNARYGRDSGTERSDTTILLHLAAGRRSATGVSLPRDLMVDVPACRQRDGSRSEPTFAMFNSAFQKGGSACTIRTVENLTGVRIDHHVVVDFHGFKDMVDAIDGVRICLDEPIHDKAAKLNLPAGRVTLSGEQALGYVRARKSLGDGSDTDRMDRQQRFLAALVNKVQSNDVLLNPVKLYPLLDAATSSLTTDPDLAHLHGLYDLVRGMRDIPTARVQFLTVPRESYAHDANRDQLVQADAEKLFERLRKDQPVAVAEEVPQDSATKSPNSSDGSQEEADSHEESYANDYSEYGARYDGKSGTKRPDEPVAAVSPAPTFRGNTAAEDTCK, from the coding sequence GTGACCGACACCGCTGGTACGCCCTCGGCAGGCTCCCTCGGTCCGGGAGCGGGGGCGTCCGCGACCGGGAACGGGTTGATACGACGGCGTCGGCGGCGGTGGCTGCGGTACGGGGCGGTCGCGGTGGCCGTCACGGTGGTGGCCGGTGTGGGGGCCGGGTGGGCGGTGTACGCGAAGCTGGACGGCAACATCACGCCGGACAACGCGGCGGCCGCCGAGCTCGCCCGGTACGAGAAGGAGCGGCCCACCGCGCTCGTCAAGGACGCGCTGAACATCCTGCTGATCGGGTCGGACTCACGGTCCGGGGACGGGAACGCGCGGTACGGGCGGGACTCGGGGACCGAGCGGTCGGACACCACCATCCTGCTGCACCTCGCCGCCGGGCGGCGCAGCGCCACCGGGGTCTCGCTCCCCCGCGATCTGATGGTGGACGTGCCCGCCTGCCGGCAGCGGGACGGCAGCCGCTCCGAGCCGACGTTCGCGATGTTCAACTCCGCCTTCCAGAAGGGCGGTTCGGCCTGCACCATCCGAACCGTCGAGAACCTCACGGGAGTTCGCATCGACCATCACGTGGTCGTCGACTTCCACGGCTTCAAGGACATGGTCGACGCGATCGACGGCGTACGGATCTGTCTGGACGAGCCCATCCACGACAAGGCCGCCAAGCTGAACCTGCCGGCGGGCAGGGTGACACTCAGCGGCGAGCAGGCCCTCGGGTACGTGCGGGCCCGAAAGTCGCTCGGCGACGGCAGCGACACCGACCGGATGGACCGCCAGCAGCGCTTCCTCGCGGCGCTCGTCAACAAGGTGCAGAGCAATGACGTCCTGCTGAACCCGGTGAAGCTCTATCCCTTGCTGGACGCGGCGACCTCGTCGCTCACCACCGACCCGGATCTGGCCCACTTGCACGGTTTGTACGACCTCGTCCGCGGGATGCGCGACATCCCCACCGCACGTGTGCAATTTCTGACCGTCCCCAGGGAGTCGTACGCCCACGACGCCAATCGCGACCAACTCGTACAGGCCGACGCCGAGAAGCTGTTCGAACGGCTCCGCAAGGATCAGCCGGTGGCGGTCGCCGAGGAAGTTCCACAGGATTCCGCGACAAAAAGCCCCAATTCGAGCGACGGTTCGCAAGAAGAAGCGGATTCCCATGAGGAGTCGTACGCCAACGACTACTCCGAGTACGGAGCCCGCTACGACGGCAAATCCGGCACGAAGCGGCCCGATGAGCCCGTCGCGGCCGTTTCGCCCGCGCCGACGTTCCGCGGAAACACCGCCGCCGAGGACACCTGCAAGTAA
- a CDS encoding DNA-3-methyladenine glycosylase family protein produces MAGRFTPRPTRTTVRGGHVAVPGGVPRQVAAPGRVRTWVPEGPLDLGLVLGPLRRGPADPTFRALPDGSVWRASLTPAGPGTLRVTAAGGQVRGEAWGPGAEWLLDGLPSLLGAADDPSAFAPRHRLLASAQHRRPGLRLTRTGLVLESLIPSILEQKVTTDEAYRAWRSLVRKYGEPAPGPAAGGRLFVMPAPRTWALIPSWEWHRAGVDNKRASTILRAVRVAARLEQAMAMEPAEAQARLEVVPGIGPWTSAEVVQRSHGAADAVTVGDLHLPGIVGWALAGDRDADDSMMLSLLEPYAGQRHRAARLILLSGRTPARRAPRMPRGDIGRL; encoded by the coding sequence GTGGCTGGACGGTTCACTCCGCGGCCCACGCGTACGACCGTGCGCGGCGGGCATGTCGCCGTGCCCGGGGGCGTGCCGCGGCAGGTGGCGGCGCCGGGGCGGGTGCGGACGTGGGTGCCCGAGGGGCCGCTGGATCTGGGGCTTGTGCTCGGGCCGTTGCGGCGGGGGCCCGCCGATCCGACGTTCCGGGCGCTGCCGGACGGGTCGGTGTGGCGGGCCAGTCTCACGCCTGCCGGGCCGGGGACGCTGCGGGTCACCGCGGCCGGTGGCCAGGTGCGCGGGGAGGCGTGGGGGCCGGGCGCGGAGTGGCTGCTCGACGGGTTGCCGTCGTTGCTCGGGGCGGCCGACGACCCGTCCGCGTTCGCGCCCCGGCACCGGTTGCTGGCCTCGGCGCAGCATCGGCGGCCGGGGCTGCGGCTGACGCGGACGGGGCTGGTGCTGGAGTCGCTGATCCCGTCGATCCTCGAGCAGAAGGTGACGACCGACGAGGCGTACCGGGCGTGGCGGTCGCTGGTCCGCAAGTACGGCGAGCCGGCGCCGGGGCCCGCGGCCGGTGGACGGCTGTTCGTGATGCCCGCTCCCCGGACGTGGGCGTTGATCCCGTCCTGGGAGTGGCATCGGGCCGGGGTCGACAACAAGCGGGCGTCGACGATTCTGCGGGCGGTCCGGGTCGCCGCCCGGCTGGAGCAGGCGATGGCGATGGAGCCGGCCGAGGCGCAGGCCAGGCTGGAGGTCGTGCCGGGAATCGGGCCGTGGACATCCGCGGAGGTCGTGCAGCGCAGCCATGGGGCGGCGGACGCGGTGACCGTGGGGGATCTGCATCTGCCGGGGATCGTCGGGTGGGCGCTGGCCGGGGACCGGGACGCGGACGACTCCATGATGCTGTCGCTGCTGGAACCGTATGCCGGGCAGCGGCATCGGGCGGCGCGGTTGATCCTGTTGAGCGGGCGGACGCCGGCGCGGCGGGCTCCGCGGATGCCGCGGGGGGACATCGGGCGACTGTGA
- a CDS encoding NDP-sugar synthase — protein sequence MTEAILLVGGKGTRLRPLTVHTPKPMVRAAGVPFLTHQLARARAAGVDHIVLATSYLAEVFEPYFGDGSALGLHIEYVTEDEPLGTGGAIRNVASRLHSAPDDPVLIFNGDILTGLDIRALVATHESTNADVSLHLTKVTDPRAYGLVPTDPSGRVLAFLEKPQTPEEIVTDQINAGAYVFRRSLIDTIPAGRPVSVERETFPGLLAAGAHLQGMVDSTYWLDLGTPAAFVRGSADLVLGRAPSPAVPGRCGDRLVLPTARVAADAKLTGGTVVGEGAFVAEGARVFGSTILPGAVIEPGAVITDSLIGTRARVGERSVLTGTVIGDGAVIGADNELREGARVWCDARIPAGAVRFSSDQ from the coding sequence GTGACAGAAGCGATCCTCCTGGTCGGCGGCAAGGGCACGAGGCTGCGCCCGCTCACCGTGCACACGCCGAAGCCCATGGTGCGCGCGGCCGGGGTCCCCTTCCTCACACACCAGCTGGCGAGAGCCAGAGCGGCGGGCGTGGACCACATCGTCCTCGCCACGTCCTATCTGGCGGAGGTCTTCGAGCCGTACTTCGGCGACGGCTCGGCACTCGGCCTCCACATCGAGTACGTGACGGAGGACGAGCCGCTGGGCACGGGCGGCGCGATCCGCAACGTGGCGTCCCGGCTGCACTCCGCACCGGACGACCCGGTCCTGATCTTCAACGGCGACATCCTGACGGGCCTGGACATCAGGGCGCTGGTCGCCACCCACGAGTCGACGAACGCGGACGTCTCCCTCCATCTGACGAAGGTGACGGACCCCCGGGCGTACGGCCTGGTCCCCACCGACCCGTCGGGCCGGGTACTGGCCTTCCTGGAGAAGCCGCAGACCCCCGAGGAGATCGTCACCGACCAGATCAACGCGGGCGCCTACGTCTTCCGCCGCTCCCTGATCGACACGATCCCGGCAGGCCGCCCGGTCTCGGTGGAACGCGAGACGTTCCCCGGCCTCCTCGCGGCCGGAGCCCACCTCCAGGGCATGGTCGACTCGACGTACTGGCTGGACCTCGGCACCCCCGCCGCCTTCGTACGAGGCTCGGCGGACCTCGTCCTCGGCCGCGCCCCCTCCCCGGCGGTCCCCGGCCGCTGCGGCGACCGTCTCGTCCTGCCCACGGCACGGGTGGCCGCCGACGCCAAACTGACGGGCGGCACCGTGGTCGGCGAGGGCGCCTTCGTGGCCGAGGGCGCCCGCGTCTTCGGCAGCACGATCCTCCCCGGCGCGGTCATCGAACCCGGCGCCGTCATCACCGACTCCCTGATCGGGACCCGGGCCCGCGTGGGCGAGCGCTCGGTCCTCACCGGCACGGTCATCGGCGACGGCGCGGTGATCGGCGCCGACAACGAACTGCGCGAGGGCGCCCGGGTGTGGTGCGACGCACGCATCCCGGCAGGCGCGGTGCGCTTCTCCTCGGACCAGTAG